The stretch of DNA ATAttggttttcctttttttttattttatttttattaatgtcCAGGCATAGAGGTGGTGGCATTTCTCTCAGCTTGATATCGAAGACGTTGTTTTGCATTGCTGACGATCCAGGGGTGGGGGTGCGGAGCCGTCCCCTTCAAGAATAGCTCGATGGCTTGTTTCCTGAGTCGTCGTCTTGAGAGCCCATGCTCTGCAATTCACAAGAGGTCGGGGGTCAAGAAAGAGCAACTGTCGTCTGTCAAGCAAACTCTATACCGTGCTGCAACCTTTAACAGACCCTGCTGTAACCTTTATGTACaaccctggagaacccctttaaagggatcgtCCAGGACTAGAAAAACAAGGCTGCTTTTCTCAAAAATCAGCGCCAAACCcgtccatgggctgtgtctgtCTGGCATGGCAACTCCGcttctttgaagtgaatggggctatacTGTAATACCGTGGCACTGTCTCtctaagaaagcagccatgtttttataaTCCTGTATCAGCCCTTTAAGTCTCTGTGCGTTTTTCAATATCTGAATAAAGTTTATTGCTACAGACTGTTTcaggtcatgctgggagttgtagtgcctCCACAGCTAGACACCAAACTAgaccttaaagcgaacctgtcaccatgattttgcgcatagagctggggacatgggctgctagatggccactagctcatctgcagtacccaggtcccacagctctctgcgcttttattgtgttaaaaaaccgttttcagtgatatgcaaattacctgatatgagtcctgtagccggagatgagtcaagcttcaaggagcccagcaccgccccgcgtcctccgaatctcctccttgccggctgacgtcacagagctggagcgccgaaatctcgcgatgcgcgagctagcgcatgcgtagttcgttccctgtgctgatgccagcacagggaatgaacatgatgcagacactgcgcatgcgctagctcgcgcatcacgagatttcggcgctccagctctgtgacgtcagccggcaaggaggagattcggaggacgcggggcggtgctgggctccttgacgcttgactcatctccggacacaggactcatatcaggtaatttgcatatcactcaaaacggttTTTCAATacaataaaagcgcggagagctgtgggacctgggtactgcagatgagctagtggccatctagcagcccatgtccccagctctatgcgcaaaatcatggtgacaggtttcctttaactgGATGATTATTACCTTCTGAACAAACTGTGGGTTCACCGTGATTTCTTGATCCATTGCTTTTAATCGATCGTCAAGGTCTATACAGCGCAGCATCTGGAGACCGGAGACAAAGGAGTTAATTCAGCGACGAGCACGGGGATTTCTGCAGGCCCAATTCCAATGCATGGTACGGCCGCAGACATTTCTGCAACTGATCTGCCATATGCACATTCCCCCATATAGTAGACTGCGCTGTAGACCTGGCCTTCAGGGGAACACAGTACCTCCTCCCCAAATACCTAGAGGGTCCCAATACTTACTTCCTGATCAATATTGTGAAGCATAGCAGGATTGTTGTATTTCTCGGGATTATCATGAAAGCACACCATGCCATCCTTCTGATTAATACTTGCGAAGATTTCTCCATCttctatctgaaagggttaaatgaaaGAAGGTAATaagatcattttttttattccaggcAAAATTACATCAGTCCTCGATATGTTCCAATATAGCGGTGACTGCATTTACTCACTGTTTGGCAGCATTTCACAGTCCATAGTGGAAGCTCTAGCCCAGGGATcagtaacctctggcactccagacgttctgaaactacaactcccagaatgctccattcacttctatgggagtcgtGAGAACAGCCAGGCATgttagcatgctgggagttgtagtttcacagcagctggagtgccgctcTAGCCCCTTGGAGGGTCAGTTTGCTGTCTGCCTGTTTCTAACTCTGCACAGGTTGTAATATAACCTGACCTCACGGGATTTATTAGCTAGATGATGGCTGCCTGGGACAACACGATGCAGAACCTGCAGGTGGTTTACAAGGCACTTTAACCTTGCTGCATTAGGTGACCACGTGAGTGACAAGGAAGCGGAGAGAAGTCTGTGCAGGGAACCAATTCAGCTTTTGTTTTGCCTGGCTTATGGACAGGTATGGCAGATTGATAGGATATgccttagaggggttgtctcatatgagacaatgagggcatatcgctaggataaccCCCCATTGTCCGAAAAGTATCGAGAACTGAGTgggccaaagtggtggctggaggacttcgGTCTGGCCACCGATcgctctccccatacaagtgaatgggagcacaccgcacatgactggccaccgctcccattcacatcCATGGGCCCGTTGCAAATAGCAGAGCCAGttctcggctattttcggtggtcccatagaaatgaacggagggcgcatgcgcagtgcgccctccaccacttttggggctccgtttAGGACAATGCCACCAttttctcagatgagacaacccctttaaatgttcgataggtgcaggtcccgccTAAGTGACCCCAAGGTGAATCAAGAGCAAGCCGTGCATGCacagccccccccctccattcGCTGTTATGGGagctccaaaaatagccaagcactggctcagctattttctgaagtCCCGAAGCAGTGAATGAAAGGGCTCTCCATTAATGGCGAGTCCCATGATGCATTGTAATCATTTCTTACCATATACAGAACATATTTTTCAGCCTCTTGAGCACCGGATAACTGAACTCGACTGGCCATGTCTTGTAATGAAAGCGTTAGGAAGGTCTGGAAGAAGAAGAAGATCAAGAGAGCAGGTAGACAGAGGactaaacactgcagtcagtcactTGTGAGGAAGGATGAAGAAAAGGAACATTTTCACTTTGTAACAGATATAAAgccttaggctatgttcacaccttCATTATTTGCTACAGGCAACTTCGATacaaaactgcagcagaaaggcggCCACCTGgatttctgccacagatgtaTCCACACAAGGACTAACGAGCATTGCTCCAGAtcttaaaatccgcagcatggccATTATTTACACTGCATTGTGAATGCTCGCACTGGATGCAGAATGTCCGCGGATTTGATGAGGATTTAGGTGCAAAACCCACGCCAGCTCCTGAACACGCGAACTATCCAGTAAGATGGCGGCACCGATATGACTACTGAGGTTATAGTATATCTAATGCACCTACCGGCAGCGCCTAAAAATCACGGTGAAATTCCCAACAAGCCAGGGACTTAACCATGATCTGCAGACAACGGTAAGAAGATCCTGAAGCCAAGCTATGAAGTACGTTTCAGATAATCCAGCCCTGGGCTATATTTGTCACATGCCGGATTATTAGGATCTCCAAACACAAGGTTAAGGCCAGCCTCAAtggggcctgggcccctcacaatgTACTTATCTCGCATCGCTTATGAAGccggcacggccgccgctgcatctccatcATGCAGATGAAAACATTGGGGGAGGCTTGTCCccttcaccgcctgccattggttccCGCCCCCTCCGCCACCCGAATGTTTTCATCCGACCGaccgggagatgcagcggcgactGTGCGGGCTTCAGAAGCAAGGTGGGTGTCggggtaagtacattgtgtgtgaggggcccggcatatgggaggGGGCCTTTCAGGGGTCACTTTTGAGACGCCCAAAAAATCATGGTAGTATCGTAGCTCGTATTTGTCCTCCATTTGTGGGAATGCGAGTTCTTGCGAATATAACAAGATTCTCCCCTATACAGAAATCTTACGGTTGCTGTGATAGGACAGCAAACTCTTCGGCTACAAAGAGCAGCCCAGCCGTATCCCCtatgcatgtgggggggggggggggcgtcactTACTTTGGTAAGCCTCTGTATATTCTTCTTGTACAGGGAGGACAGGCATTGCTTCACCAGCCCCATGTTATTGTCTCGGGTGAAGGTCTCGCTGTGTTTGTTCACCAGGTTCCGCAGCTCGGTGGGGTTGTTGGTCGAGTAGACCTGGGCCAGCTCGTGGTAAGCGTTGCTAAGAGGCTGCAAATCAAAAAATACCGCCAGCTTCAAAACGATCCGCAATCCTACAAACACCTCAACGTACAATCCTACAGCCGCTCACCTTAATAAATCTACCGACGATCTGTGAGGTATATTTAGGCAGCGGCTGAACTTTTCCTAGGAGTATCAAAGAAACTAGGATATACTTCTTATAGGATTCCAACATGATGTGACTAACAGCCATGGCCGGCGTCGTGATCGCCtagaaaacagacatgtcagacgATCCATATACTGCACATACCTGCTGTATGACAGTCACGTCCTATGTGGCTTCCTACCTACCTGCTCGTAGAAGTAAAGCGCCCTCTCGAGGTTCTTCAGCCCCGTGTAGATCATCCCGCCGTAATAATAGTAGCACAGGAAGGGCCTGGCGTCGTACGCTCCGTTCTCTTTACATATGTCCATCATATCTACATCTAAGTAAGCGAGCGCCGGCTTAAAACATTTCGCTAACAAGCAGAGCTGCGAGAACAAGAGGAAGAATTTACATAGGGGTGAAAAATCCACAACTCTAAACATATTAGATCATTATCCCCCCGCCCCTGAAATAAGGCTTTAGTAGGACCGCAACGTTCAGTGCCTACAGCTCAGCTGCATTGTCTGATGGAGTCCAGGGTCATCTGAAATCAAGCTCTTCTGCCATCAGTGGATCGGACTGCTATGCCGTCCCTCCGTCATGCTTTAAACTGCAGCTCTGCTCGCTCACATTGTTTGTACAAGGACGCTGTACAGGAGACAGAATGTGTTACCTGGCAGAGATCTGCGTGAATTGAGGTCAGCTGATTTGTATTCATTTGCATCTTGTCTATGGCTTGTCTGAGAACACAGATTCCTCGTAAAGGCTGTGAAAGGGAAACAGAGAAATCTTGTCAAGTGTGGATCCGATTGACAGAACCCGCATAAATAGCAATTCCACAATGTTGCTTTACAATTTGGGGCTGAAACCATGTACATCCAAGATATGCTACAGGTGCGGATCACAAAGTAATAGGTATAGGCCACCTAGACACATTGCAGATTCCGTGCGGATAAACCGCAGTGCCAGCaacgtgtatgagattagacaaacctCATGCGCACTTTGCTTATTCGTACCAAGCAGAAAAGGACCTGCCGTGCGGACTCTGAAATCTGTAGCAGGTCGATTCTTTTGTGCAGATGTTACCCTTTTCAATGCAACGTGTGGAAAAACAACATCAAAACCGCAAGTTACGCAATTTTTGGTGTGGAAACGTACAGAAATGTGCGCACAATTTCCGCATGACATCCGGGACTCATGTGCAGGTATCCTtggaggctatgtacaccttcaggggcgattttatttttattttttatgattgcattttactcattttgggccaaaaagaaTTATTTTTAATTGTTCTTTATTAAAGATATGGagtcgttctgtcacaaaggggttagggttgttgcgataacaaaattttgattcgatttcgataccataaagtaatgcgatactcgataccacgcggaaaaaataataaaacaccaaaaaagccgagtgcagtatgcatttttttttttaaaatggctaatcgcacagttttcatttattatttttttcaaatattttaatagtttggacttttcagacgtggcaatatgtgatatgtttatatattttatatgtaaaattaggaaagggggtgatttctaCTTAATAAtttggtgtttttcttttttttactttttatttaataactattagccccctaaaAGGGGTTAACTGTTTTTGTAGCTATGTGAATAGTACTGTCACttcgtgccggtcatctaataacctaaATCTCTAAATTACTTAAAGGTCAAACACTTATTTAGTTCGCAGTCTTACCAGTAAGATCAGGATTCAACTATAATAAGTGTTTAAAATGTCAGAGAtcaggagccgtcagctgagctgcctgacggagcagagtgaaaattcagagcctgctactagagaatctcaaggctgtacagagacagggattaaaatttttaataaagaccaattgaaaaaatgctttgtagctgaaaatgagtacaatgcaataatacgaAATTGCCCCAAAAGGTGCACATAGCCGTTAAAAGGGATTTGCCACTCCTATAACAGCTTAATCCTTCTGCTGTGAAAAGTCCTGTAAAGATTTTTGAAAATCTCTGCTTGCCATCAACAATTAGAATGGATGAAACAGCAAAAAGAGACTAAGAataacatgcacacgaacgtatgcgttttgcgatccattgtaataatgcctatccttgtccgcaaaacggacaagaatgggacatgctctatttttttttttcgcggggctacggaacagacatacggatgcggatagtacacggtgtgctgtcatcattttttgcagaccaattgaaatgaatgggtccgcatcctatccgcaaaaaagacagaacggacacggaaacaaaatacgttagtgtgcacgtagcctaaggccccctgcacacaaacACACGTGttccgttgccatattgcagaccGCATATGCGGATTCGCAATAAACAGACACTGTTCTGTGTGCATtcagcatcacagatgcggacccattcacttgaatgggtccacgaatccggaaatgcggaacggaaccctacggagtgcttctgtggggttccattccgtaaaaagatagaacttgctctatctttttgcggaacgggcggatcacggacccatttaagttgaatgggtctggatccgtcccggagGCCGCACAAACgttctccgtgcattggggaccgcaaattgcggtccccaatgcacgggaacggaacacatacgttcgtgtgcaggaggcctaagaggcaCGTTTATCAAGACCgacgttttagatgccggtcttaataagccccattGCCGATGGTGGATCCGCCGCAGTTATGAAGATgcaccggcctctccataacttcggagcatccagcgccgcttctaaatgtaatcaAAATGGGAGATGGTCGGCACTTGATCCTACTGGGCGCCGGCACGGGAAAGAGAAAACTCCAAGAAACAATGTAACAAATTCCCAGCGGACGCTTTTTATTCCAGATAAGTATCCAAACACAAGGACGCGTTTCAGACTGTCCAGTCTTCATAGCTGACCAAGACTGGACGGGCTGAAACGCGTCCTTGTGTTTGGATACTTATCTGGAATAAAAAGCGTATGAATTGAATGGAACGAGCGTCCGCTGGGAATTTGTTACgttgcttctaaatgtaagacagcttccgagctgtcttacatcaaacctttttctacgcctggaacagacgtagaaaatggtcCCCTTGCCCGCTcacgccatgcccacttttttagatctggcgtgagcagggcgaagtcgcagatagtGGCACAAGTAActgttgtgccgcaatctgcgcctgaaatacgcctaatttaggcgtatatcagcttgataaatgaccccctaaggttCACACTACTACTAGGGCTACTCGGTGACCAGAAAATGGTGCGATCTGCGTGAGTCACATGATATTTAACCCCTGCTAAACACACACAAATAAATCTGTCGACAAGTTGCACCCGACTTACGTTGAACTTTACACTGGAAAagctgctcatttgcaatcagtgaCCAGCAATCCAGCAGGACTGTATTTTCGTGTTGCAGTTAAGGCGACCACATTCCCAGTTATTACTTGGGAGGTCGCAATGTGACCGTGTGGTCGCGGAGCTCCACGTGAAGCCCTAGTCTTATCTGCACTGATACACTGCAGCAAACAAAGAATACAGGAGAGAGAGAATCGTGCTGCTGTGAAGAGGGTTACATCAGGGCAGGTTTGCATCCTCCCACTGCAAACACTGAGCTCTCCCAAGCAAGCAGAAATCTTAAAAACCACGAGGTATACCAAGTGGAGAACGTACATCGTACATTATACAAGGATGCAGCCGACACTCACCTGTTTTCTTTCCACAAGTGCATTTGTTAACTGGTGGCAAAGACCAGCGACTGTGAATGAGAAGAGGGAAATTCAGTGCCCGCCGGGTACAggacccccccatcccccatgggGTCATACTTACAGGTGTCTGTGGCGTATCTTATGTGCTCCCCATTACACGTGCTGATGAAGAGCTGGACTTGGGAAAACAGGGTCTCAAAATCAGGAATACTGGGCATGGAAAACTTCACAAACCTGCAGAGGAGAGAGCAGCAGCACCGTCAGCAGTGGCCCCAAGCAAGAGAAGATGTGGACAGGGGCCACAGACATCAACACAGAACTGGAGTTATTTCTAGGAATCCTGGTGCCCTGGGCCCAACCAGCTCCTTTAAGAGGGACCAGTACATGTGGAGATGCACCTGTCGAGCTCACGGGGGACGGGGACGTATGGTTAAAGGATGATAATGACCTATCATCGGGATATAagttactggataacccctttaatgaggtcTTGGACatgctccttaaaggggtattcccatctcagacaatgggggcatattgctaggatatgcccccattgtctgataggtgcgggtcccacctcttagAACCGCACCCTTGAAAGTCACGGAGAGCGCACCACGCTTGcgcagccaccgctcccattctatgccagcgctcagctattttcggtggccccatagaaatgaatgcagggCCCACGCCCGGTGTGCCCTCCGTGACTTTCAAGGCTCTGTttacgagataggtgcgggtctaagAGGTGGGACAtaacctagcaatatgcccccattgtctgatatgggaataaccctttaatgtcCCTGCCCCCCACGATTAAAGGAAATTACACCATGTCTCTAACCACCACGTGCAACTCCTTTCCTCCAAGTGACCTGCTTGCAATAGGCAGATCGACTTAAAGGACACTAGCCCTAGTCTTCTTTCCCTTTAGGGTGTTCTATGTGGAGttaccctttaaagacatacagtACCtggattcctcccccccccccccccccccttgacggAGGACCTTGTGAAAACATACACTATGCGCTACCCaaaaggggtcagcaacctccggcactccaggtttttcttaaactacaacccccagcatgcacacttactcagctgttctcagacctcccatagaaatgaatgaagcatgctgggagtggtagtttcacaacagctggtagGCGGAGGATGCCGACATTTGAACCACATCAGAAGGGGGCACCAACCACCCTCCTCCCCTATAGACATAGACTGTAGTCCCAGCTCTATACTTACAGAACAGCGAGGACCCCCAGGGAGTGCTCCTGGACATCCAGGGCCCCCAGCACTGTATCCAGGTGAGAGAGGTTCTTGGCCAGCAGCTCGCCGCTCTTGTTGATGAGCTCACACAGCTGGGTCATTTGTCCTGTAATACAAAGGGGAAGGGTCTTATACATTTCGTCCATATCAGATGCCAATCAGCCTACAGTCCCCTTACATAGGCACACTGGGCGAGCATGCATCTGTCATCGGCTTATCTGCCCTGAGAATAAAGGGATGGGGCATGTTAAAAACCAACAGCCTGATCCTTCTCTCACCTAACATCTAACATCTGCCATCAGGGGGAGAGTCAGGAGACCTTATACACATTTACCTAATGTGCCCGCCAGATATCTCCAATGCCAAGCAGAGCCGCCTTTCTGCGGACCCCCGATGAGAAACCCTCCGCATACATCAGTGGCTGGCTCGGCTATGTCCAGCAGTCCCGTAGAGGTGGCTGTGCATGAGGGGGAcccttctggagataggagcgggtcctcCCATTTACGAGATgacgcaacccctttaaatatttggcCCTGGCTAAAATAAGCCACGGCGGCCATGTTTATCCTGCAGAGGCCACTGACAGCTGATCACCGGGGCGCATGCACTTGGGGTATATATTCACACAGTGCAGTCACATCTATGTGattacagccttaaagggaacctgtcatcgggattttgtgtatagagctgaggacatgggctgctagatggcagctagcacatccgcaatacccagtccccatagctctgtgtgcttttattgtgtataaaaaccgatttgatacacatgcaaattaacctgagatgagtcagagcttgaaaatatgactcttctctggtcacacaagtaagatatgactcttatgttaatttgcatatgtatctaatcgttttttttacacaataaaagcacacagagctttggggactgggtattgcggatgtgctagcggccatctagcaacccatgtcttcagctctatacccaaaatcccggtgacaggttccctttaaaatggagctgagcagacggggagccaTTCTCTCTCTCCTATTCAGAGAGATGtttctgttcactgacagcaagcaaaggTATTGACACTGTAAGTAACTGCAAACACTCCAACATAACCCAAGAAAGGTCCTGTAACCCCTGCAGGACGTCTGGTGGCCGACGCTGGAGTCTTCGGTGTCCATACTGCACATGTAGCGGAGGAAACCCAACGGGGACACGGACCCATCTCACATCATCCGCCCTGAActaaaacatctcacagctgaggcTCTGTCACAACGGCATCTAGTCTAGAACAGGGATTCCCAACCtggggccctccagctgttgcaaaactacaactcccaacatgcccttaTATCTGTAGGCTTGTCCAGGCATGACGGGAGTTgtacttttgcaacagctggagggccgcaggttgggcatccctgatctataGACAATCTTCTGCCAGCTACACACATCTGTCTCCCATtctgtttgttacaatgtatcagcgtgGAGAAATCAGGCTCTCTCTCACAGAGGACTAGTGTCTGCACTGCAgaaaattgtaacaaaccctcagctgtgagaagcatgactgccacaacccctttaaaactacaTATTACGCCCCCCATGACTTGCAAGCACTCCCAAAGTTTCCCAAAGGAGGTGGGAGAGAGCCTTGCGGTCATAGCCAGTCGCCCCTTATGGGTAACATGCACAGCACAGTAAAGTCAGCCTCATAAACTGTGCAACAGAGCATGGAGGTCTGGATGTAAATACTAATGTTCATATTCACTGACAGCTAGCAGAGGCATTGAACATTACCAGGATTTGCGGCAGGCTGACACTAGCTCACAGACACTTCCCTGCACCGCTCCAAAGtggagtttcccatagcaaccaatcagcttccagcTCTTACACTTCACAGAATGAAAGCactcatctgattggttgctaagggtgACGACTGCTCCACTTTATTCAGAAAgcgaggggggggggatttccatacatttcctcccctctgtctccgGCCCCTCACCCTCATACACAGGCTACACCCCGGCCTCCGGCccgcctctcctctcctctctctcccctcaCCTTGCGAGGACAGCTGCCTGACGCTGTTAACGAACTGCTCCAGAGCGGACGCCATGGTGCGGGATCTCTCCCGCCTCCCTCCGCAGAGGAGAGCCGGTGCTGGGACCCGAGAGAGAGCAGGAGCACAGGGCCGagctcactcactgcgccgaaatctcgc from Bufo bufo chromosome 7, aBufBuf1.1, whole genome shotgun sequence encodes:
- the COPS3 gene encoding COP9 signalosome complex subunit 3; protein product: MASALEQFVNSVRQLSSQGQMTQLCELINKSGELLAKNLSHLDTVLGALDVQEHSLGVLAVLFVKFSMPSIPDFETLFSQVQLFISTCNGEHIRYATDTFAGLCHQLTNALVERKQPLRGICVLRQAIDKMQMNTNQLTSIHADLCQLCLLAKCFKPALAYLDVDMMDICKENGAYDARPFLCYYYYGGMIYTGLKNLERALYFYEQAITTPAMAVSHIMLESYKKYILVSLILLGKVQPLPKYTSQIVGRFIKPLSNAYHELAQVYSTNNPTELRNLVNKHSETFTRDNNMGLVKQCLSSLYKKNIQRLTKTFLTLSLQDMASRVQLSGAQEAEKYVLYMIEDGEIFASINQKDGMVCFHDNPEKYNNPAMLHNIDQEMLRCIDLDDRLKAMDQEITVNPQFVQKSMGSQDDDSGNKPSSYS